AAACGAAGGGTTTTTTTGATGCCTTAAAAATTTCTGAGAATCAAACGGGCACTTATACTTCCTTAGTTTTTCCATAATTCATGCATAAAAAAGAAACATATTCGAAAAATAGAGTTATGAAGTTCATAAGCTGTCAGGAGGAAAAATAATGCTTAGAAAAATAGGGCTTGTACTAATAAGTATGTATTGTATGACTGTTATTTTACAACCTGCTACCCCTAATCATACGGTATATGCATTCACCCAGCAGGTCATTCAACAGGGGGCTGTTGGGGATGATGTGATTGAGTTGCAATCGAGACTGCAGTATATAGGTTATTACAATGGAGAAATTGATGGAGTATTTGGATGGGGTACGTATTGGGCATTACGGAACTTTCAGTATGAATTTGGACTTGAAGTGGATGGATTAGCTGGTTTAACGACACGAAAGAAGTTAGTAGCTGTTACGGAATATAATTATCGTGCCGCACCAAACAAAAACCAATCTTCTAATACACAGAACTCAAAAGGGAATTCAAATAATAATAATACAGCAGCGACTCCTACCGCTATGAATGTTCCCCAGGGGTACTCACAAAATGATATTCAATTAATGGCAAACGCAGTTCATGGAGAATCACGTGGGGAACCCTATGTAGGTCAGGTCGCTGTAGCTTCCGTAATTTTGAATCGAGTGGAAAGCCCAACATTCCCCAACTCAGTTTCAGGTGTAATTTTCGAACCGGGGGCATTTACAGCGGTTGCTGATGGTCAAATTTGGCTAACACCTGATGAGACATCAAAACAAGCGGTAATCGATGCCATCAATGGATGGGATCCGTCCGGAAACGCATT
This Virgibacillus phasianinus DNA region includes the following protein-coding sequences:
- the sleB gene encoding spore cortex-lytic enzyme, giving the protein MYCMTVILQPATPNHTVYAFTQQVIQQGAVGDDVIELQSRLQYIGYYNGEIDGVFGWGTYWALRNFQYEFGLEVDGLAGLTTRKKLVAVTEYNYRAAPNKNQSSNTQNSKGNSNNNNTAATPTAMNVPQGYSQNDIQLMANAVHGESRGEPYVGQVAVASVILNRVESPTFPNSVSGVIFEPGAFTAVADGQIWLTPDETSKQAVIDAINGWDPSGNALYYFNPATATSDWIWSRPQIKKIGKHIFCK